The following proteins are encoded in a genomic region of Gimesia algae:
- a CDS encoding AraC family transcriptional regulator produces MGDSFQYIASNRVRFHQELHLRPRRISHYRFLYVESGSGEYRIAEESFQVTAGWLGLLAPGVRENRYFSRESVSYLFVEFQAAARLTEERAVPFPGQEPQRSALIGLLKTIQAEQADAGGCLLAAAVRLMFPEGDQGTQRRLDDRLRKVVRLIEAAPDQNHRISALAETAGLSEPHLRRLFREQMGESPKQFLRRTRMEFARRLMQHEGLRVGEVAHLLGFASVFQFSAQYRQVLGHPPSEDRGTG; encoded by the coding sequence ATGGGAGACTCATTTCAGTATATTGCCAGTAACCGGGTGCGGTTTCACCAGGAATTGCATCTGCGGCCCCGGCGGATCTCGCATTACCGGTTTCTGTATGTGGAGTCGGGCAGCGGCGAGTATCGCATCGCCGAGGAATCGTTTCAGGTCACTGCGGGTTGGCTGGGGCTGTTGGCGCCTGGGGTGCGGGAGAACCGGTATTTTAGTCGGGAGTCGGTTTCGTATCTGTTTGTCGAATTTCAGGCGGCGGCGCGGTTGACGGAAGAACGTGCGGTCCCCTTCCCTGGCCAGGAGCCACAACGGTCGGCGCTCATTGGTTTGTTGAAAACGATCCAGGCGGAACAGGCGGATGCGGGGGGCTGTCTCTTGGCGGCTGCGGTGCGGCTGATGTTTCCGGAGGGCGATCAAGGCACACAGCGACGGCTGGATGATCGACTGCGGAAGGTGGTGCGGCTGATTGAAGCGGCCCCGGATCAGAATCATCGGATCAGCGCGCTGGCGGAGACTGCGGGGCTCTCGGAGCCGCATCTCAGACGGTTGTTTCGCGAGCAGATGGGAGAGAGTCCCAAACAGTTTCTGAGACGGACCCGCATGGAATTCGCACGGCGGCTGATGCAGCATGAGGGGCTGCGGGTGGGAGAAGTCGCGCACCTGTTGGGGTTTGCGAGTGTCTTTCAGTTCTCGGCCCAGTATCGGCAGGTACTGGGGCATCCGCCTTCGGAGGATCGGGGGACGGGGTGA
- a CDS encoding FAD-dependent oxidoreductase: MSAILQTDIVILGGTPAGIAAAIAAARLGRSVLLIEPQSHLGGMSTSGLGKSDVERRHLIGGLFQEFTQRIHQYYLDHYEPESKDVSLCQNGYYFEPSVAETVFHDMLEHPQIKILTKHRLVSATTSENRLIAIEIIDTTAGTSQAVRAQTFIDATYEGDLFAAAGADFRLGRESRNEFNEPHAGQIYFDYQRQQFLPGSTGAGDDRLPAYTYRLCLTTDPANAAQLTEPPPDYDRSHYLGYFEDLAAGRLAGPLQLKPGRGYEPAHFNTMVRAFSITPLPNRKTDVNINPRPLGFPFPELNRGYVMGDTATRLAISTNIRNRTLGLLWFLQNDKQIPPAQREIACQYHLPSDEFTDNDHFPWQLYIREARRLKGEFTLTERQITHQPEQGINQSEIEAFPDTIAIGEFPIDSFPCQTRQPGDTIVLEGYLGMLDQITRPYEIPYRIMIPQTIDGLIVPVAASTTHVAFSSIRMEPTWMALGQAAGIAAHLAIQAQCAPRNIPINELQQQLARVGQILKHHPASTSSSAKEPLS, from the coding sequence ATGAGTGCTATTTTGCAGACCGACATCGTGATTCTCGGAGGCACGCCGGCCGGCATCGCCGCTGCCATTGCTGCCGCCCGACTCGGACGCAGCGTGTTGTTGATCGAACCGCAGTCCCATCTCGGCGGCATGTCCACCAGCGGTCTGGGCAAAAGCGACGTCGAACGCCGCCACCTGATCGGCGGTCTGTTTCAGGAATTCACGCAGCGCATCCACCAGTACTACCTCGATCACTACGAGCCTGAATCAAAAGACGTGTCACTCTGTCAGAACGGTTACTACTTTGAACCCTCCGTCGCCGAAACCGTCTTCCACGACATGCTGGAACATCCTCAGATTAAGATCCTCACGAAACACAGGCTGGTCTCTGCCACGACCAGCGAAAACCGTCTGATCGCAATCGAGATCATCGATACGACAGCGGGTACATCACAGGCTGTCCGCGCACAGACCTTCATTGATGCGACGTACGAAGGCGACCTTTTCGCCGCTGCGGGTGCCGACTTCCGCCTGGGACGCGAATCCCGCAACGAATTCAATGAACCCCACGCTGGCCAAATCTATTTCGACTATCAACGACAACAGTTTCTTCCCGGCAGCACCGGGGCGGGTGACGACCGACTCCCCGCATACACATATCGCCTCTGTCTGACAACCGATCCGGCCAACGCCGCTCAACTGACAGAACCGCCTCCCGACTACGACCGCAGTCATTATCTTGGCTATTTCGAGGATCTCGCCGCGGGTCGTCTGGCCGGCCCGCTGCAGCTCAAACCGGGCCGGGGCTACGAACCGGCGCACTTTAACACCATGGTCCGGGCATTCAGTATCACGCCACTCCCCAACCGAAAAACTGACGTGAATATCAACCCGCGTCCGCTCGGCTTCCCCTTTCCGGAACTGAATCGCGGCTATGTCATGGGAGACACTGCAACACGTTTAGCAATCAGCACAAACATACGCAACCGGACTCTCGGGCTGCTCTGGTTTCTGCAAAATGACAAGCAAATCCCCCCTGCACAGCGTGAGATCGCCTGCCAATATCATCTCCCGTCAGATGAATTTACCGACAACGATCATTTCCCCTGGCAGCTGTATATCCGCGAGGCCCGCCGTCTGAAAGGAGAGTTCACACTCACGGAGCGGCAGATCACGCATCAGCCGGAGCAGGGGATAAACCAGAGTGAAATCGAAGCCTTCCCTGACACGATTGCCATTGGCGAATTCCCGATCGATAGTTTTCCCTGTCAGACACGACAGCCGGGCGATACGATCGTTCTCGAAGGTTACCTGGGCATGCTCGATCAGATTACCCGACCGTATGAGATCCCGTATCGGATTATGATCCCACAGACCATTGACGGGCTCATTGTTCCAGTTGCCGCTTCAACAACGCACGTCGCTTTTTCTTCTATTCGAATGGAACCCACCTGGATGGCTCTAGGACAGGCGGCTGGAATCGCCGCACATCTGGCAATCCAGGCACAGTGCGCCCCGCGAAACATTCCGATTAACGAACTACAACAACAACTGGCCCGTGTGGGTCAGATCCTGAAACATCATCCTGCTTCGACAAGCTCTTCAGCCAAGGAACCACTGTCATGA
- a CDS encoding sodium:solute symporter, whose product MLSVLLANSVHFRPLDLAAILVYLTLMAGMGLWFSRRNQSTEHYFLGDRNFPGWAIGLSMLGTSISSVTFLAFPAAAFALDWRQLISNLTLPFVAVLAIIVFIPFFRRGNTTSAFEYLGDRYGSVPRLYGTLSFILLQLIRLGKVLFLVSIPVSLLTGWDIRLVIIGVGIFISFYTIAGGIEAVIWTDVIQTIVLWLGGILCFTIIVLRLPGGLAQVFEVGSAQGKFGVGSFDFNLTERTFWTVSLLGILNWLAIYSSDQNVIQRFIAARSLREARKATTIYSVLAVLTWSFFFLIGTCVFVFYRVFPEAAVANLQADEVFPWFILTQVPAGLAGLVISGVLAAAMSSLDSSINSIATVTTVDLLKPWLAPGKDDRFYLRFARLIAVFASVLMIGGAVFFSSVEKESMNDLSWIIASVFGGCLLGLFMLGFFTRRIDNTSAVIGLSGAILVNLYLGLSTGGWLPESWSLEIHTYWVGLFVNLAFIVLAVCVSLFRGPNSRDLTGLTVWTLEKNS is encoded by the coding sequence ATGTTATCAGTGCTCCTCGCCAATTCGGTTCACTTTCGCCCGCTCGACCTGGCCGCGATCCTCGTCTATCTCACACTCATGGCGGGGATGGGACTCTGGTTTTCCCGCCGCAACCAGTCGACCGAACACTACTTCCTCGGCGATCGGAATTTCCCCGGCTGGGCCATCGGACTCTCCATGCTGGGTACTTCCATCAGTTCGGTCACGTTCCTCGCCTTCCCGGCAGCCGCGTTTGCACTCGACTGGAGACAGCTGATCTCCAACCTCACCTTACCCTTCGTTGCCGTGCTGGCCATCATCGTCTTCATTCCCTTTTTTCGCCGCGGCAACACCACCAGTGCCTTCGAATACCTGGGAGATCGTTACGGCAGCGTCCCGCGTCTGTACGGCACACTCAGTTTCATTCTCCTGCAACTGATCCGCCTCGGAAAAGTTCTCTTCCTGGTTTCGATTCCGGTCAGCCTGCTGACTGGTTGGGATATTCGTCTCGTGATCATAGGCGTCGGCATTTTCATCTCCTTCTACACCATCGCCGGCGGGATTGAAGCCGTCATCTGGACCGACGTCATTCAGACCATCGTCCTCTGGCTGGGAGGCATCCTCTGCTTCACCATCATTGTCCTACGTTTGCCTGGCGGACTCGCGCAGGTCTTCGAAGTCGGCTCAGCTCAAGGCAAATTCGGCGTCGGGTCGTTTGACTTCAACCTCACCGAACGTACCTTCTGGACCGTCTCGCTGCTGGGTATTCTGAACTGGCTCGCGATTTACTCCAGCGATCAGAATGTTATCCAGCGGTTTATTGCCGCCCGCAGTCTGCGCGAAGCTCGCAAAGCGACCACCATCTATTCGGTTCTGGCCGTGTTGACCTGGTCCTTCTTCTTTCTGATTGGTACCTGCGTCTTCGTCTTCTATCGCGTCTTTCCGGAAGCCGCGGTCGCAAACCTCCAGGCCGATGAAGTCTTCCCCTGGTTCATCCTCACGCAGGTTCCCGCGGGACTGGCCGGGCTGGTGATTTCCGGAGTCCTCGCGGCCGCCATGTCCAGCCTCGACTCATCAATCAACTCTATCGCCACTGTCACTACCGTCGACCTGCTTAAACCCTGGCTTGCACCGGGAAAAGACGACCGCTTCTACTTACGATTTGCCAGACTGATCGCAGTGTTTGCCTCGGTGCTGATGATCGGTGGCGCCGTCTTCTTCAGTTCCGTCGAGAAGGAAAGCATGAACGACCTGAGTTGGATTATCGCCTCCGTCTTCGGCGGCTGCCTGCTGGGCCTGTTCATGCTCGGCTTTTTCACCCGCCGCATTGATAATACGTCAGCCGTCATTGGACTATCAGGAGCGATTCTGGTCAACCTCTATCTCGGTCTGAGTACGGGCGGCTGGCTGCCGGAATCATGGTCGCTCGAAATTCATACTTATTGGGTTGGCCTGTTTGTCAATCTGGCCTTCATCGTCCTGGCTGTCTGTGTGAGTCTGTTTCGCGGTCCTAATTCCCGTGATCTCACTGGTCTGACCGTCTGGACTCTGGAGAAAAACTCATGA